A window from Hemibagrus wyckioides isolate EC202008001 linkage group LG17, SWU_Hwy_1.0, whole genome shotgun sequence encodes these proteins:
- the slc47a4 gene encoding solute carrier family 47 member 4, which produces MAGSNSRAEAPAMEPSSKLFCCPCVRRCLPLAYREELYHILRMTGPLLVCRVLNFLLFFVVTMFCGRLGNTVLAGYGMASATINITSAATGLGLTLACDTLVSQTFGSKNLLHVGVILQRSILILLLFCLPCWGVLINTQSLLLLLGQDPAVTRVAQIYVEAYLPAIPAIFLYQLQVSYLQNQGVIIPQVYVSVVANVVNVLVHYILLFWWDLGVHGSAAANCFAQVFSCFSLFAYIRFKKLHVKTWGGWSSESLQEWDSYMKLAIPSTLMLCFEWWIYEIGGFLAGMLGEIDLAAQHVVIMLAYINYMIPAGIQGAACVRVGNALGAGNTAGAILTSKVSLICAAVLAIIQGVVLGGTKTVIGFLFTSDESIAELVSELMSIYCPLQFFNGLLCVGMGIVLGTGKQGIAAIANLISYYCIGLPLSIALTFPAKLQVAGFWWGLFVAVFLLSIFFIVIIFKLNWKRLTEEAIERAGIGKSRGIDFRSSRRLSDSFFLALSNLELQNQNGYVAVSSQDTAEERSTSVALEGLRETQEGEMRKENQLSASQDRLRKTQEGGRSKENHLSTSQLIVRRGLTALTAVFILSVGMMVHFILPLPEVPSINNSTLDLENSTLSTPIATTMLSF; this is translated from the exons ATGGCGGGATCTAACTCCAGAGCTGAAGCTCCTGCAATGGAACCCAGTTCCAAGCTCTTCTGCTGCCCCTGTGTGAGACGCTGCCTCCCTCTGGCTTACCGAGAGGAGCTCTACCACATCCTGAGGATGACTGGGCCCCTG CTTGTGTGCCGGGTCTTgaatttccttcttttctttgtgGTCACAATGTTCTGTGGCCGCCTAGGGAACACTGTACTTGCAGGCTATGGCATGGCCTCAGCT aCAATAAATATAACTTCTGCAGCAACTGGATTAGGGCTAACTTTGGCCTGTGATACACTGGTTTCACAG ACATTTGGGAGTAAAAACCTGCTACATGTAGGAGTAATCCTGCAAAGAAGCATTCTGATCTTGCTGCTCTTCTGTCTTCCCTGCTGGGGTGTGCTTATTAACACCCAGTCCCTCTTACTCCTGCTGGGACAGGACCCTGCTGTAACCAG ggTAGCCCAGATTTATGTTGAGGCATACCTTCCTGCTATTCCG GCTATATTTCTCTACCAGCTGCAAGTGTCTTACCTCCAGAACCAG GGGGTGATTATACCTCAGGTGTATGTATCTGTTGTGGCCAATGTTGTGAATGTGCTGGTCCActacattttgttattttggtgGGATCTTGGGGTACA tgGATCTGCAGCAGCCAATTGTTTTGCACaggtcttttcctgtttcagttTGTTTGCTTACATTCGCTTTAAGAAACTCCATGTTAAGACGTGGGGAG GCTGGTCCTCAGAATCTTTGCAGGAGTGGGACAGCTACATGAAGCTGGCTATTCCTAGTACACTAATGTTATGCTTTGAATGGTGGATCTATGAAATTGGTGGATTCCTAGCAG GAATGCTGGGGGAAATCGACTTGGCTGCTCAACATGTGGTTATAATGCTTGCTTATATAAACTACATG ATCCCAGCTGGAATACAAGGTGCAGCTTGTGTGCGTGTGGGTAATGCATTAGGAGCTGGAAATACAGCTGGAGCCATCCTCACTAGCAAAGTTTCTCTCATCTGTGCAG CTGTATTGGCAATCATTCAGGGTGTAGTGCTTGGTGGAACAAAAACAGTCATTGGATTTTTGTTCACTTCAGATGA GTCCATAGCAGAGTTAGTTTCTGAACTCATGAGCATTTACTGCCCCCTTCAATTCTTTAATGGACTGCTG TGTGTGGGCATGGGCATAGTCCTGGGCACTGGGAAGCAGGGGATTGCAGCCATTGCTAATCTAATTAGTTACTACTGTATTGGACTTCCATTAAGTATTGCTCTGACCTTCCCAGCAAAGTTACAAGTTGCCG GCTTTTGGTGGGGCCTTTTTGTTGCTGTCTTCTTGCTATCAATCTTTTTCATTGTCATCATCTTCAAATTAAACTGGAAGAGGTTAACAGAAGAG GCTATTGAGCGTGCTGGAATAGGGAAGAGCAGAGGCATAGACTTTAGATCCAGCCGCCGGCTCTCCGATAGCTTCTTCCTTGCACTCAGTAATTTGGAG CTTCAGAATCAGAATGGCTATGTAGCTGTAAGCTCTCAAGACACGGCTGAGGAAAGAAGCACTTCAGTGGCTCTGGAGGGATTGAGAGAGACTCAGGAAGgagaaatgagaaaagaaaatcagctctCCGCCTCACAGGACAGATTGAGAAAGACtcaggaaggaggaaggagcaAAGAAAACCACCTCTCCACCTCTCAGCTCATAGTCAGGAGAGGTCTGACTGCTCTGACTGCTGTCTTTATCCTCAGTGTAGGGATGATGGTCCATTTCATCCTGCCTCTACCTGAGGTGCCATCCATCAACAATAGCACTTTGGACTTGGAGAACTCCACTTTATCCACTCCCATTGCCACAACAATGTTGTCTTTTTGA
- the slc47a3 gene encoding multidrug and toxin extrusion protein 1 isoform X3 — MAESLHSGSLRRIRSFIPIEFKKELKDVSTLALPVAFGSGNLKRVGVILQRMFLILMLACFPCWAILINTESLLIAVKQNPEVARLSQLYVKIYMAALPGLFMYIAEATYLQNQGIMWPLVISGALGNVINALCNYIFLFVLDLGIAGSAAANVASDYAMAIILFVYIVYKGLHKDTWHGFSMDCLQEWGEFMRLGIPGMLMLCAEWWTYELGAFLAGLISDVELGAQSVTFALANIAYMFPAGFSVAGGVRVGNALGAGNTEQAKLSAKIAIACAVCVSVCLAVIIGSSKDVISYIFSNDERIRERVSSVMVLYAPFHLFDAAAAAGSNIVRALGKQVYGAAGSLVGYYGIGFPIGVSLMFAAKMGIFGLWSGLLICVFLQSVFFNVFLIKLNWVKATEEAQIRAGIQLDCTDNDTVEQANNMDVTDEGSNTDTERLAENMTNLSTKDPLPLGVLVACRSLTLLAMFIILGLGIALSVIVKR; from the exons GCGTTTGGAAGTGGGAACCTTAAGCGAGTTGGTGTAATTCTGCAGAGGATGTTTCTCATCTTAATGTTGGCCTGCTTCCCTTGCTGGgccattttaataaacacagagtCATTACTGATTGCTGTTAAACAGAACCCTGAGGTTGCCAG ACTATCTCAGCTATATGTGAAGATTTACATGGCTGCTCTTCCA GGATTGTTTATGTATATAGCTGAGGCAACATATCTGCAAAATCAA GGTATCATGTGGCCATTGGTCATCTCTGGAGCTTTAGGCAATGTGATCAATGCCTTGTGCAACTATATTTTCCTATTTGTTTTGGATCTTGGCATTGC TGGATCGGCAGCAGCCAATGTTGCCTCAGATTACGCTATGGCTATTATACTGTTTGTCTACATTGTGTATAAAGGTCTTCATAAGGACACCTGGCATG GCTTCTCAATGGATTGTCTACAGGAATGGGGTGAATTTATGCGGCTGGGCATTCCAGGCATGCTAATGCTGTGTGCAGAGTGGTGGACCTATGAGCTGGGTGCATTTTTGGCAG GTTTGATAAGTGATGTGGAGCTGGGAGCCCAGTCAGTTACTTTTGCACTGGCAAATATTGCATATATG TTTCCTGCAGGCTTTAGTGTGGCAGGCGGTGTGAGAGTGGGAAATGCTCTGGGTGCTGGAAACACTGAACAAGCCAAGCTGTCTGCCAAGATCGCTATAGCCTGCGCAG TCTGCGTCTCAGTGTGCTTGGCAGTTATCATTGGCAGTAGCAAAGATGTCATTTCTTACATCTTCTCAAATGATGA GCGGATCAGAGAGCGAGTCAGCAGTGTAATGGTGCTCTATGCCCCTTTCCATCTCTTtgatgcagcagca GCAGCTGGTTCGAATATTGTCCGAGCCCTAGGAAAGCAGGTGTATGGGGCAGCTGGGAGCCTGGTTGGATATTATGGCATAGGCTTTCCTATTGGAGTATCTCTGATGTTTGCTGCTAAAATGGGCATATTTG GTCTTTGGAGTGGCCTGTTGAtttgtgtgttcctgcagtccgttttctttaatgttttcCTAATAAAGCTAAACTGGGTGAAAGCCACAGAGGAG GCACAGATAAGAGCTGGAATTCAATTGGACTGCACAGATAATG ATACAGTAGAGCAGGCTAACAACATGGATGTGACTGATGAAGGTTCTAATACTGACACTGAGAGGCTGGCGGAGAATATGACCAACTTGTCCACGAAGGATCCATTACCTTTAGGGGTCTTGGTTGCCTGCAGAAGCCTGACTCTATTGGCTATGTTCATTATTCTGGGTCTAGGGATTGCCTTAAGTGTGATTGTGAAGAGGTAG